A window from Gallus gallus isolate bGalGal1 chromosome 5, bGalGal1.mat.broiler.GRCg7b, whole genome shotgun sequence encodes these proteins:
- the ZBTB42 gene encoding zinc finger and BTB domain-containing protein 42, which produces MEFPDHSRQLLQCLSQQRHQGFLCDCTVLVGEAQFRAHRAVLASCSMYFHLFYRDQLDKRDIVHLNSDIVTAPAFSLLLEFMYEGKLEFHSLPVEDVLAAASYLHMYDIVKVCKGKLKDKESGSEEKPGDEAAVPDKAERFLDEFEPGGKARSEYERAVGKEKVGCHPTWPCGPPSLSPAEAEPCAVAAGKTKANVNSCAGPLSQRSASRPPVSSEADCALDLSFKPVLGRDSSQPSYAFGQLASDSQQQGTEPLVKDEQESLSEREDGEAGSPESQHFGNSAKSLVTGLGHMFAGNGSSHGREEDLDQEREESEDDMDPADISAGVLVPPGHICICPLCSKVFPSPHVLQLHLSSHFRDKDGARSRLSPDGAVPTCTLCGKTFSCMYTLKRHERTHSGEKPYTCGQCGKSFQYSHNLSRHAVVHTREKPHGCKWCERRFTQSGDLYRHIRKFHCGLVKSLVV; this is translated from the coding sequence ATGGAGTTTCCAGACCATAGCCGCCAGTTGCTGCAGTGTCTGAGTCAGCAGCGTCACCAGGGCTTCCTGTGTGACTGTACTGTGTTGGTTGGAGAAGCTCAGTTCCGAGCGCACAGAGCCGTCCTCGCCTCTTGCAGCATGTACTTCCATCTTTTCTACAGGGACCAGTTAGACAAAAGGGATATTGTGCATCTGAACAGTGACATTGTCACGGCCCCTGCCTTCAGCCTGCTGCTCGAATTCATGTACGAGGGGAAGCTGGAGTTCCACAGCCTCCCGGTGGAAGATGTGCTGGCCGCCGCCAGCTACCTCCACATGTATGACATTGTGAAAGTCTGCAAGGGCAAGTTGAAAGATAAAGAATCGGGCTCGGAGGAGAAGCCGGGCGATGAGGCGGCTGTGCCGGACAAAGCGGAGCGTTTCCTCGATGAGTTTGAGCCGGGGGGCAAAGCGAGGTCGGAATACGAGCGGGCCGTGGGCAAGGAGAAGGTGGGCTGCCACCCCACCTGGCCCTGCGGCCCCCCCAGCCTCAGCCCGGCCGAGGCAGAGCCCTGCGCGGTGgcagctggaaaaacaaaggcGAATGTCAATAGTTGTGCGGGACCTTTGTCCCAGAGGTCCGCCAGCCGTCCCCCGGTGTCGAGCGAGGCCGACTGCGCGCTGGATTTGTCTTTCAAGCCCGTGCTGGGGAGAGATTCCTCGCAGCCCTCCTATGCCTTCGGACAGCTGGCTTCcgacagccagcagcagggcaccGAGCCGCTGGTGAAGGATGAACAAGAGTCGCTGTCAGAGCGGGAGGACGGCGAAGCCGGCAGTCCGGAGAGTCAGCATTTTGGGAACTCGGCCAAGAGCCTGGTGACAGGGTTAGGACACATGTTCGCGGGGAATGGCAGCTCTCACGGCCGGGAGGAGGACCTAGACCAAGAGCGAGAGGAGAGCGAGGACGACATGGACCCCGCGGACATCTCTGCGGGCGTGCTGGTGCCCCCAGGGCACATCTGCATCTGCCCGCTGTGCAGCAAGGTGTTCCCCAGCCCGCAcgtcctgcagctgcacctcaGCTCCCACTTCCGCGACAAGGATGGCGCGAGGAGCCGCCTCTCCCCCGACGGCGCGGTGCCCACCTGCACCCTCTGCGGGAAGACTTTTTCCTGCATGTACACCCTGAAGCGACACGAGCGGACGCACTCGGGCGAGAAGCCCTACACCTGCGGGCAGTGCGGGAAGAGCTTCCAGTACTCGCACAACCTGAGCCGCCACGCGGTCGTGCACACCCGCGAGAAGCCCCACGGCTGCAAGTGGTGCGAGAGACGCTTCACGCAGTCGGGGGATCTGTACAGACACATCCGCAAGTTCCATTGTGGCCTTGTCAAGTCTTTGGTTGTTTGA